A genomic segment from Dietzia psychralcaliphila encodes:
- a CDS encoding ABC transporter permease, translating into MLRFIGERALHAVVVVVLAATGAFFLMEAVPGDSAASAVGPGATAEQYQLAREELGLDKPVWTRFADWVGGLASGDLGNSLIPPNQSVSEMIGNALPVTMQLAFLSIILSLAIAVPVAVWSAYRRGGVFDQVASIVAFAFISVPSFVAGLLLIYLLVFNHSLAQQLILGAAVVIGLAVALSPLGRRGGRGAPGVMWGRALLGGFAVGAVLALLALFLPEFPRQGYVPLADGLGENLRSIALPAITLALMEVAIFTRVLRTDMISTLQQDFVLSARAKGMPTRHVLVAEALRPSTVSIITLAGISLGRLIGGTVVVERLFNLPGMGSMIVDAVQNDNLPVVLGGVIVIAVFYVLVNMTVDVTYALIDPRIRRG; encoded by the coding sequence GGCGAACGCGCTCTACACGCGGTCGTCGTCGTCGTACTCGCCGCGACCGGCGCGTTCTTCCTCATGGAGGCGGTGCCGGGTGACTCCGCGGCCTCGGCCGTCGGCCCAGGGGCCACCGCGGAGCAATATCAGTTGGCGAGGGAGGAGCTGGGGCTGGACAAGCCCGTGTGGACCCGGTTCGCCGACTGGGTCGGGGGGCTGGCCTCCGGCGATCTCGGCAACTCGCTCATCCCGCCCAACCAGTCCGTGTCTGAGATGATCGGCAACGCACTGCCGGTCACCATGCAGCTCGCGTTCCTGTCGATCATCCTGTCCCTGGCCATCGCGGTGCCCGTCGCCGTGTGGTCGGCCTACCGCCGCGGCGGGGTGTTCGACCAGGTGGCCTCGATCGTGGCGTTCGCGTTCATCTCGGTCCCCAGCTTCGTGGCCGGCCTGCTGCTGATCTACCTGTTGGTGTTCAACCACTCGTTGGCGCAGCAGTTGATCCTCGGCGCGGCTGTGGTGATCGGCCTGGCGGTGGCGTTGTCCCCGCTCGGCAGGCGCGGCGGACGCGGCGCGCCCGGGGTGATGTGGGGTCGTGCCCTGCTCGGTGGCTTCGCCGTGGGTGCGGTGCTGGCACTGCTGGCCCTGTTCCTCCCCGAGTTCCCGCGGCAGGGCTACGTGCCGCTGGCCGACGGGTTGGGTGAGAACCTGCGGAGCATCGCCCTGCCGGCCATCACGCTCGCGCTGATGGAGGTCGCGATCTTCACGCGTGTCCTGCGGACCGACATGATCTCCACCCTGCAGCAGGACTTCGTCCTCTCTGCTCGCGCCAAGGGCATGCCCACCCGGCACGTCCTGGTCGCGGAGGCACTGCGGCCGTCCACGGTCTCCATCATCACGCTGGCCGGGATCAGCCTGGGCCGCCTCATCGGCGGGACCGTGGTGGTCGAGCGGCTGTTCAACCTCCCCGGGATGGGCAGCATGATCGTCGACGCCGTACAGAACGACAACCTGCCCGTCGTACTGGGCGGGGTGATCGTGATCGCCGTGTTCTACGTTCTGGTCAACATGACCGTCGACGTCACGTACGCACTCATCGACCCGAGGATCCGCCGTGGCTGA
- a CDS encoding TetR/AcrR family transcriptional regulator, which produces MQRKSDRGEVPTQGRDGASTEVKDNRDAKTAMIEVAEKLIGERGLDDVSMRDVATAAGQRNNSAVQYHFGSRDGLILQVLRRRLVALDAERQKRLAAADEQGLGADLSTLVQVLFEPIVELLRAQPEATYYARFLQRVGPVMAPGIPEADLRTATDDVVVRLIDVLSHLPRRVAFERIDLATQMFTGALAVYEDRRDARNTVVNTRFEDVVAHLFDMTEAALRAGVGTRDVPAAPSSHVADTPESEVGSR; this is translated from the coding sequence GTGCAGCGAAAATCTGATCGCGGCGAGGTCCCTACCCAGGGCCGCGACGGTGCCTCCACGGAGGTCAAGGACAACAGGGACGCCAAGACGGCGATGATCGAGGTCGCCGAGAAGCTGATCGGCGAGCGGGGTCTCGACGACGTGTCGATGCGCGACGTCGCCACGGCCGCCGGTCAGCGCAACAACTCGGCGGTCCAGTATCACTTCGGTAGCCGCGACGGGCTCATCCTGCAGGTCCTGCGTCGACGGCTCGTGGCGCTGGATGCCGAGCGGCAGAAGCGGTTGGCGGCGGCCGACGAGCAGGGGTTGGGCGCCGACCTCTCCACCCTCGTGCAGGTGCTCTTCGAGCCGATTGTCGAGCTCCTCCGCGCTCAGCCCGAGGCCACCTACTATGCCCGCTTCCTGCAGCGCGTCGGCCCGGTCATGGCGCCCGGGATCCCGGAGGCGGACCTGCGCACGGCCACCGACGACGTGGTGGTGCGGCTGATCGACGTGCTCTCCCACCTGCCGCGACGGGTGGCCTTCGAGCGCATCGACCTGGCGACCCAGATGTTCACCGGGGCGCTGGCGGTGTACGAGGACCGCCGGGACGCCCGCAACACCGTGGTCAACACCCGGTTCGAGGACGTGGTGGCCCACCTGTTCGACATGACCGAGGCCGCCCTGAGGGCCGGGGTCGGGACGCGGGACGTGCCCGCCGCACCGTCCTCACACGTCGCGGACACACCGGAATCCGAGGTTGGCAGTCGCTGA
- a CDS encoding ABC transporter permease produces MADTESTRSDADRSDADRADATRPGATPADAAAGGPSSTAPVITDPTVAAATPVRRRPRMPRISGLGTALALGWTIIIVLGALVVDFLPLSEARDPSLALMTPSTLAPDLLSEHPLGTDSQGLDILGGLLYGARVSLVVGIGGVLVGALIGGALGLVAGYRGGWTDRIVSIITDTLLAFPSLILLIAIVTVLDPTLPNITLALGIMVVPAYARLVRANAMSFAGREFVTAARSLGAGELRIMLREVTPNIVQPVFSYSFMLVAVLIVAEASLSYLGLSIPRPEPTWGNMISAGQSDFQRYPYLVGVPAIVLFLTVLSFNQLGEAAGRKWSPGAAKI; encoded by the coding sequence GTGGCTGACACCGAATCGACCCGCTCCGACGCCGACCGCTCCGACGCCGATCGCGCCGACGCCACCCGTCCCGGGGCCACCCCCGCCGATGCGGCAGCCGGTGGCCCCAGCTCGACCGCCCCCGTCATCACGGACCCCACCGTGGCCGCGGCCACCCCGGTGCGCCGGCGACCGCGGATGCCGCGGATATCCGGACTCGGCACCGCACTGGCCCTCGGCTGGACGATCATCATCGTCCTGGGTGCGCTGGTCGTGGACTTCCTACCGCTGAGCGAGGCGCGCGATCCGTCCCTGGCGCTGATGACCCCGTCCACCCTCGCTCCCGATCTGCTGTCGGAGCACCCCCTCGGCACCGACAGCCAGGGCCTGGACATCCTGGGAGGCCTGCTCTACGGCGCCCGGGTCTCCCTGGTCGTGGGTATCGGCGGTGTTCTGGTCGGCGCCCTGATCGGTGGTGCGCTCGGCCTGGTGGCCGGTTACCGGGGCGGGTGGACCGACCGCATCGTCTCCATCATCACCGACACCCTGCTGGCGTTCCCGTCGCTCATCCTGCTCATCGCGATCGTCACGGTGCTCGACCCGACGCTGCCCAACATCACCCTCGCCCTCGGGATCATGGTGGTTCCGGCCTACGCGCGGCTCGTCCGGGCCAACGCGATGAGTTTCGCCGGTCGCGAGTTCGTCACCGCGGCCCGGTCGCTGGGGGCGGGCGAACTGCGGATCATGCTGCGGGAGGTCACGCCGAACATCGTCCAGCCGGTCTTCTCGTACAGCTTCATGCTCGTCGCCGTACTAATCGTCGCCGAGGCCTCACTGAGCTATCTGGGGCTGAGCATTCCCCGGCCGGAGCCGACGTGGGGCAACATGATCAGTGCCGGTCAATCCGATTTCCAGCGGTATCCCTACCTCGTCGGAGTGCCGGCGATCGTGCTGTTCCTCACCGTGTTGAGCTTCAACCAGCTCGGCGAGGCGGCAGGAAGGAAGTGGAGTCCCGGTGCAGCGAAAATCTGA